A section of the Alphaproteobacteria bacterium genome encodes:
- a CDS encoding cation diffusion facilitator family transporter, protein MQDSHHTHSHEHHGHHDHHHGLPMKGEKRLLWAMILTGSFMFVEIIGGLVSDSLALLSDAFHMLTDLFSLILAWLAIKISQKPSDHKRSYGYHRIEVLAAFVNGLSLIVVVGWISIEAFHRMFEPHQVQGNIMLVVSVLGLLVNLISLKILHHAHEENLNIKGAVVHVIGDLLSSVAAIVAAVVILWTGWMPIDPILSILVALLVLRSAWTLVKKAGHILLEGAPDKFVVDQVTEFLKTNFKEIMDIHHIHIWSLTTNKPIVTMHLAVQKGTDHDDLLLKSKKALELEFGIAHSTIQIETEQHCPDSVEGHIC, encoded by the coding sequence GTGCAAGATTCACATCACACTCATTCGCACGAACATCACGGGCACCATGATCATCATCATGGGCTTCCGATGAAGGGTGAGAAACGTCTTTTATGGGCGATGATCTTAACGGGTAGTTTCATGTTTGTTGAAATTATCGGTGGGCTTGTTTCAGACTCATTAGCCTTATTGTCTGATGCTTTTCATATGCTTACGGATTTATTTTCGCTGATTTTGGCCTGGCTTGCGATTAAGATTAGTCAAAAACCATCGGATCATAAACGATCATACGGCTATCACCGAATTGAGGTTTTGGCAGCTTTTGTGAACGGCCTATCATTGATTGTTGTTGTTGGTTGGATATCAATTGAAGCCTTTCACCGTATGTTTGAGCCACACCAAGTTCAGGGCAATATAATGCTTGTTGTTTCGGTGCTTGGCTTATTAGTGAATTTAATTTCGCTTAAAATATTGCATCATGCCCATGAAGAAAATTTGAATATCAAGGGTGCTGTTGTCCATGTGATCGGCGACTTATTGTCTTCTGTGGCGGCCATTGTTGCTGCTGTCGTCATTTTGTGGACAGGTTGGATGCCGATTGATCCTATTTTATCAATTTTGGTTGCATTGCTTGTTTTACGGAGTGCTTGGACTTTAGTTAAGAAAGCAGGTCATATCCTTTTAGAAGGCGCGCCAGATAAATTTGTTGTGGATCAAGTGACTGAATTTTTAAAAACAAATTTTAAAGAAATTATGGATATTCATCATATTCATATTTGGTCGCTCACAACGAATAAACCCATTGTTACAATGCATTTAGCGGTACAAAAAGGGACGGATCATGATGATTTATTATTGAAAAGTAAAAAAGCATTGGAACTTGAATTTGGCATAGCGCATTCAACGATTCAAATCGAAACAGAGCAACATTGCCCTGATAGTGTTGAAGGTCATATTTGCTAA
- the rnd gene encoding ribonuclease D, producing MTLISTTEELLRQCQPLYAVEYITIDTEFIRESTFFPELCLIQIAGPEKAFVIDALSPTLLLQPLFDLLQEPKVLKVFHAARQDIEIIYHLSGKIPQSIFDTQIAAMVCGFGESVSYETLVMQLINRKLDKSQRFTDWRLRPLTDKQIEYALGDVVYLRQVYTKLQKKIARNDRLDWLKEEMDALYDKKLYFPHPEDAWLKLKPKKVDSRSLCVLKELAAWRDLEARRLNIPRRHVLSDDVLIELAANKPRTTEDLQISRAYSKNFHKSSMAETLLAIIETSLLIPEDLWPKKEASFEGVDHGSAALDMLKLALKLISDKEGVASKLIANVSDLKRLIRKDYKDESELPLLHGWRYQIFGEMAVGLLNGVYSLGLENNQIKFLKK from the coding sequence ATGACATTGATTTCAACAACAGAAGAGCTGCTTCGACAATGCCAACCACTTTACGCGGTTGAGTATATCACAATTGATACTGAATTTATCCGGGAATCGACATTTTTTCCAGAACTTTGTCTCATTCAGATCGCAGGTCCCGAAAAAGCTTTTGTGATTGATGCATTATCGCCTACATTATTGTTGCAACCATTATTTGATTTATTGCAGGAACCAAAGGTTTTAAAGGTTTTTCATGCAGCGCGTCAAGATATTGAAATCATTTACCATTTAAGCGGTAAAATCCCTCAATCAATTTTTGATACACAGATTGCAGCCATGGTTTGTGGTTTTGGTGAATCTGTTAGTTATGAAACATTGGTGATGCAGCTTATTAATAGAAAGCTTGATAAATCACAGCGTTTTACAGATTGGCGCTTAAGGCCATTGACGGATAAGCAAATTGAATATGCTTTAGGTGATGTTGTATATTTACGCCAAGTTTATACAAAATTACAAAAAAAAATAGCGCGGAATGATAGGCTTGATTGGCTTAAAGAGGAAATGGATGCTTTATATGATAAAAAGCTGTATTTCCCACATCCGGAAGATGCTTGGTTAAAGTTAAAGCCCAAAAAAGTTGATTCGAGATCATTGTGTGTTCTTAAGGAACTTGCTGCATGGCGAGATTTAGAGGCAAGACGCTTAAACATTCCACGACGTCATGTATTATCAGATGATGTATTGATAGAACTTGCAGCAAATAAACCAAGAACTACAGAAGACCTGCAGATAAGTCGTGCTTATTCAAAGAATTTTCATAAATCGTCTATGGCTGAAACGTTGTTGGCTATTATAGAAACATCTTTGCTGATTCCAGAAGATTTATGGCCTAAAAAAGAGGCATCTTTTGAAGGCGTAGATCATGGGTCTGCAGCCTTAGATATGTTGAAATTAGCATTGAAGTTGATTTCGGACAAAGAAGGTGTTGCGTCTAAATTAATTGCAAATGTAAGTGATTTAAAACGTTTGATTCGTAAAGATTATAAAGATGAGTCAGAATTACCGTTACTTCATGGTTGGCGATATCAGATATTTGGTGAAATGGCAGTTGGGTTGCTTAATGGGGTTTATTCTCTGGGACTAGAAAACAACCAAATTAAGTTTTTGAAGAAGTAA